A genomic segment from Propioniciclava sp. MC1595 encodes:
- a CDS encoding alpha/beta fold hydrolase codes for MRRLLKVLLVVLVGLLGYGVGLAQPYVLRPPLVPGQDAAGDPAGARAVVSLDDVGGRVLSVRPEADADILFVLYPGGLVRPQAYEWLGRALAGRGVHTVIPEFPVDLAVLDAGRAQRLVDHYAAGRPVVVGGHSLGGAMAAAWASDHPDALAGLVLLAAYPPDGDDLTAAGFPAVVLQAEHDLVADGDAVRGGLDRLPAGTDLVVVEGAVHSFFGRYGPQAGDGIPTVSRAEAEASIVAALTDFLGRVA; via the coding sequence ATGCGACGTCTCCTCAAGGTGCTGCTCGTCGTCCTGGTCGGCCTGCTCGGCTACGGGGTCGGGCTGGCCCAGCCCTATGTGCTCCGCCCGCCGCTGGTGCCGGGGCAGGACGCGGCGGGCGACCCCGCCGGCGCCCGGGCCGTGGTGTCGCTCGACGACGTGGGAGGCCGCGTCCTGTCGGTCCGGCCGGAGGCCGATGCCGACATCCTGTTCGTGCTCTACCCCGGCGGCCTGGTCCGGCCCCAGGCCTACGAGTGGCTGGGGCGCGCGCTGGCCGGCCGAGGGGTGCACACCGTGATCCCCGAGTTCCCCGTCGACCTCGCCGTGCTCGACGCCGGTCGGGCGCAGCGGTTGGTCGACCACTACGCCGCGGGGCGTCCGGTCGTGGTGGGGGGCCACTCGCTCGGCGGGGCGATGGCCGCCGCGTGGGCGTCCGACCACCCCGACGCCTTGGCGGGGCTCGTGCTGCTGGCCGCCTACCCGCCCGACGGCGACGACCTCACCGCGGCGGGGTTCCCGGCGGTGGTCCTGCAGGCCGAGCACGACCTCGTCGCCGACGGGGACGCCGTGCGCGGCGGGCTGGACCGCCTGCCGGCCGGCACCGACCTGGTCGTCGTCGAGGGCGCGGTGCACAGCTTCTTCGGCCGCTACGGGCCGCAGGCCGGGGACGGGATCCCGACGGTCAGCCGGGCCGAGGCCGAGGCGTCCATCGTTGCGGCCCTGACCGATTTCCTGGGCCGCGTCGCCTGA
- a CDS encoding SH3 domain-containing protein gives MTSALVGGCMALTVLGAGSLVIASVADASQAMTATTWVNMRSGPSTSNPVVTVLAPSQAVTASGQVSGGWYQVTTDKGQTGWVYQNYLKASESAPTQPSQPAPTDPVPTATGEATTTANVNVRTGPGTSYTAVAVATKGSTLPTTGKTSGGWTQVIHGGQARWISTNYLTTGTVTKAVAAGQLRTTANLYLRTGGSTAYGYTGVLPGNSVVDTTGQKTADYTEIIHGGETRWIATRYTTAVTTTAPAPAPAPTATGTVYVNVGSLYVRATSDPSSTVVATVYRGHELATTGTVVGDRLQVIHNGAARWVFKAYTTSTAPATPLTSSVSLPGYDPLNANAKKVVQHVLDTYPLIRTIGGYRASSSYSSDHPNGRAVDVMVSNWSQQSSIDYGWTIARDFAANAAEYKITYIIWRQQIWNASYPERGWRWMEDRGGATANHLDHVHISVRD, from the coding sequence TTGACGAGCGCCCTGGTGGGCGGCTGCATGGCCCTGACGGTGCTCGGTGCGGGCAGCCTGGTCATCGCGTCGGTGGCCGACGCGTCGCAGGCGATGACCGCCACGACGTGGGTCAACATGCGCTCCGGCCCCTCGACCTCGAACCCCGTGGTGACCGTGCTCGCCCCCTCGCAGGCCGTCACCGCGTCCGGTCAGGTCAGCGGCGGCTGGTACCAGGTCACCACCGACAAGGGGCAGACCGGCTGGGTCTACCAGAACTACCTCAAGGCGAGCGAGTCCGCCCCCACCCAGCCCTCACAGCCGGCTCCCACCGACCCGGTGCCCACGGCGACCGGCGAGGCGACGACCACCGCCAACGTGAACGTGCGCACCGGGCCGGGCACCAGCTACACGGCCGTGGCCGTGGCCACCAAGGGCTCCACCCTCCCGACGACGGGGAAGACGTCGGGCGGGTGGACCCAGGTCATCCACGGCGGGCAGGCCCGCTGGATCTCCACCAACTACCTGACCACCGGCACCGTCACCAAGGCCGTCGCCGCCGGCCAGCTCCGGACCACCGCCAACCTCTACCTGCGCACCGGCGGCAGCACGGCGTACGGCTACACCGGCGTCCTGCCCGGCAACTCGGTCGTCGACACGACCGGCCAGAAGACCGCCGACTACACCGAGATCATCCACGGCGGCGAGACCCGCTGGATCGCGACCCGGTACACCACGGCGGTCACGACCACCGCGCCCGCCCCGGCCCCTGCCCCCACGGCGACCGGCACGGTCTACGTCAACGTGGGATCCCTCTACGTGCGGGCCACCTCCGACCCGTCCAGCACGGTGGTGGCGACCGTCTACCGCGGCCACGAGCTCGCGACGACCGGCACGGTGGTCGGCGACCGCCTGCAGGTCATCCACAACGGTGCCGCGCGCTGGGTCTTCAAGGCCTACACCACCTCGACCGCACCGGCCACGCCGCTGACCTCGTCGGTCTCGCTGCCCGGGTACGACCCGCTCAACGCGAACGCCAAGAAGGTCGTCCAGCACGTGCTCGACACCTACCCGCTGATCCGCACCATCGGCGGCTACCGGGCCTCGAGCAGCTACTCCTCCGACCACCCGAACGGCCGCGCCGTCGACGTGATGGTGTCGAACTGGTCGCAGCAGTCGAGCATCGACTACGGCTGGACGATCGCCCGCGACTTCGCCGCCAACGCCGCGGAGTACAA